A region from the Triticum aestivum cultivar Chinese Spring chromosome 3D, IWGSC CS RefSeq v2.1, whole genome shotgun sequence genome encodes:
- the LOC123078356 gene encoding uncharacterized protein isoform X3 — translation MFASQMGEQVDRSSNMGGLNIYIKVFSLLSALRTSIVPIGGYSQVGDGIWAELRENEDHITPCPKDTKDSRSICVRDQKKNDDEAASVVGLTECTSGGQTEHPGLEKQAATEASGHYSAAQLDIESWPDLPLPSTAFDRNYNDYNIASTYLDFNSASSLQKVTRSVSVQLDGESEVFGNENEEKSNNLLDCDWGNIGDFDDFDYLFSNTEALFGNEMIVNGSNFLVTSSDVVVGTVQSIPFPCIPLNKQPSSDCGSSSVLINCTPSKIAKQEIKLDARTRLCI, via the exons ATGTTTGCTAGTCAAATGGGCGAACAAGTCGATCGAAGCAGCAACATGGGAGGACTCAACATTTATATAAAAGTTTTTTCCCTCCTTTCAGCCTTGAGGACAAGCATTGTCCCAATTGGGGGGTATTCTCAG GTAGGGGATGGAATCTGGGCTGAACTCAGGGAGAATGAAGACCATATAACACCTTGCCCCAAGGATACGAAGGATAGTAGATCAATCTGTGTTCGAGACCAGAAGAAGAATGATGATGAAGCAGCTAGTGTTGTGGGCCTTACTGAATGTACTTCAGGGGGTCAAACTGAACATCCTGGTTTGGAAAAGCAGGCTGCCACTGAGGCTAGTGGACATTATTCAGCTGCACAACTTGACATAGAATCCTGGCCTGACCTGCCTCTCCCGAGCACTGCATTTGATAGAAACTACAATGACTATAATATAGCATCAACATATTTGGATTTCAATTCTGCATCTAGTTTACAAAAAGTTACCAGAAGCGTGTCAG TGCAGCTGGATGGTGAATCTGAAGTGTTTGGCAATGAGAATGAAGAAAAGAGCAACAACCTTCTCGACTGTGACTGGGGCAATATTGGAGATTTTGATGATTTTGACTACTTGTTTAG CAACACTGAAGCCTTATTTGGAAATGAGATGATTGTTAATGGCAGTAATTTCCTTGTTACGAGTTCAGATGTGGTTGTCGGTACTGTACAATCAATCCCCTTTCCG TGTATACCATTAAATAAGCAACCATCTTCTGATTGTGGATCTTCTTCGGTTCTGATTAATTGTACTCCCAGTAAAATAGCCAAACAAGAAATCAAG